In Fusarium oxysporum f. sp. lycopersici 4287 chromosome 12, whole genome shotgun sequence, one DNA window encodes the following:
- a CDS encoding hypothetical protein (At least one base has a quality score < 10) translates to MSMNESDCTVLRDGFPRPFPNTPTNVLEQFKMTGKVVVVTGGADGIGYAVAEGMAEANAHVVLWYNSNDVAIQKAQDLGTKHNIKTAAYKVDVSDADSVQKSVKQVVEDFGSIDVFVANAGMAISKPILEQTLPEFDKQMSVNVNGVVYCSKHVGEVFKRQGSGVLIITSSMSAHIVNVPVDQPIYNGTKAFVTHFGKSLAREWREFARVNIVSPGFFDTKMGAGPLALNEAYRMSVLGRQGHVKEIKGLYLYLASDASTYTTGSDIIIDGGYVLP, encoded by the exons ATGTCTATGAACGAATCTGACTGTACCGTCCTACGGGATGGCTTCCCTAGACCCTTTCCCAACACCCCTACCAATGTCTTGGAGCAATTCAAGATGACTGGCAAGGTGGTTGTCGTAACTGGTGGCGCTGACGGTATTGGCTATGCTGTTGCGGAGGGAATGGCCGAGGCCAACGCTCATGTCGTGTTATGGTACAACTC GAATGATGTAGCTATCCAGAAAGCCCAGGATCTCGGGACAAAACACAATATCAAAACTGCTGCTTACAAAGTCGACG TATCCGACGCTGACTCTGTGCAAAAATCAGTAAAGCAAGTCGTAGAGGACTTTGGCAGCATAGACGTCTTCGTTGCTAATGCGGGAATGGCTATCAGCAAGCCAATCCTGGAACAGACTCTCCCCGAATTCGACAAACAAATGTCCGTGAACG TCAATGGCGTTGTCTACTGCTCCAAACACGTCGGCGAAGTCTTCAAGCGCCAAGGCAGCGGtgttctcatcatcacctctAGTATGAGCGCACACATCGTCAACGTCCCTGTTGACCAGCCTATCTACAATGGCACTAAAGCATTCGTGACGCATTTTGGCAAGTCTTTAGCTCGCGAGTGGAGAGAATTCGCCCGCGTCAACATTGTTTCGCCCGGTTTCTTCGATACCAAGATGGGAGCCGGTCCACTGGCACTCAACGAAGCTTATCGTATGTCGGTGCTCGGCAGACAGGGCCATGTGAAGGAAATCAAGGGCTTGTATCTGTATTTGGCCAGTGACGCTTCCACTTATACCACTGGATCAGACATTATCATTGACGGTGGTTATGTACTTCCTTAG